A single Solidesulfovibrio sp. DNA region contains:
- a CDS encoding adenylyl-sulfate kinase: MSATATLWFTGLPGSGKSAVARAVEKTLALAGLRVLCLELDARRKAYFPNPAYSEAERNEAYRLIAEEAAKVARADTYDLILLDASAPKRAMRDYARRLLPRFAEVHVRCSLATAMAREAARPEGLVMAGLYAKAMLRKTTGRDFPGLGQVIGVDVPFEEDPAAECLLDAEHLSVEACRDAVLAFLRAWLPRALAPRLEGLPPAP; this comes from the coding sequence ATGAGCGCCACGGCGACACTGTGGTTCACGGGCCTGCCGGGCTCGGGCAAAAGCGCCGTGGCCCGGGCCGTGGAGAAAACCCTGGCCCTGGCCGGGCTGCGGGTCCTTTGCCTGGAGCTCGACGCCCGGCGCAAGGCGTATTTCCCCAATCCCGCCTACTCCGAAGCGGAACGCAACGAGGCCTACCGGCTTATCGCCGAGGAAGCGGCCAAGGTCGCCCGCGCCGACACCTACGACCTCATCCTCCTGGACGCCTCGGCACCCAAGCGGGCCATGCGGGACTACGCCAGGCGGCTTTTACCCCGTTTCGCCGAAGTGCACGTGCGCTGTTCCCTGGCCACGGCCATGGCCCGGGAGGCGGCCCGGCCCGAGGGCCTGGTCATGGCCGGGCTGTACGCCAAGGCCATGCTGCGCAAGACCACCGGCCGGGATTTTCCGGGCCTGGGCCAGGTCATCGGCGTGGACGTGCCCTTCGAGGAGGACCCGGCGGCGGAATGCCTGCTCGACGCCGAACACCTGTCCGTCGAGGCCTGCCGCGACGCGGTGCTGGCCTTTTTGCGGGCCTGGCTGCCGCGGGCCCTGGCCCCGCGCCTGGAAGGCCTGCCGCCCGCACCGTAA